A stretch of DNA from Equus asinus isolate D_3611 breed Donkey chromosome 20, EquAss-T2T_v2, whole genome shotgun sequence:
CCTGGAGTGAGGGAAGAGGTGGTCATGGAACGCAGGCTCCGGCTGGGGcgctggtggggtgggggctccGTGCTAGGTGCAGGGCTCACCTGAGGAGGCCTCAGTGCAGGTGATCTCCTGCTCAAAGAGGTCTGAGAAGCCCTCTCCTGTGTTGAGTTTCTCCAGCCGGCCTTCAATGAActgagggtggagggatgggTCAAAATCAGAAGCCTGGTTGCCACCGACACGTCTGAATTTGAGAGCTAGGAGACCGTTCGTCTTCCGGGCGTAGAAGCCATCCCTGGCCCACCCCCAGGACCCAGGAATCTGGAGTCCACCTCAGGAAGGCAGAGGTCCaacactctccccacccccagagtcgGGACCTGTCCTCAGGGGCCAAACCCCGCCCCTCACAGGGACCCGGAAGTCAGACTGCGCTACTCCAGACCCGCTCACCTTCTCTCAGTGACCGTGGAAGAAGTCGACCCCACCTGCAGGGACCCTACGACCCATCCCCGCACTGAAGGAGCCTGGAGTCCAGCCCAGCTTCTCCCAAGAACCGAGGGGTTCGGCTCCACTTTCCTCCCACGTCTCTAGGGCCCAGGAGTCCCggcccgcctcctcctcccctcaaagGGAGCGCTGTCTGGACCCCCACCCTCGACCCAGGAGGCTCCCCTTTTAGGGACCCAAGAATCTGACCCCACCCCAATCTCCTCAGGGGCCTAGAAGTAGATCTTATCCCTCAGGAACTCAGGTTGGGGGTTCCCATCTTTAGGAACCCAAGAGTTCAGTCCTGCCTCCTGCAACCTGGAGGCCCGTGCGTGGGGGATGTCGAGGGACCAACTCTAGCCCCGCCCATAGGACCTAGACGTCCGCCGCTAGCCCCACCCCTCCGGCCCAAGCCCCGCCCTCAGGGACCCGGGAGTCTgcgccccagccccgcccctccggccccagccccgcccccagggACCCGGAGTCTacaccccctccccgcccctccggccccagccccgccctcaGGCGCACCTGTTTGAATAGCTGCAGGTGCACAGCCCGCTGGTGGAAGGCCTGCAGGGGCGCCCCGGGTTTCTGGGCCAAGAAGGCGTCTTCGCTGAATGTCACAGGCTGGCCCTGGAAGAAGGACCCGCGTCCCGAGCTCCCCGCTGTTCTCCTGGACCCTCATTCTACCATATTTCTATGTAGCAAACATTGATTGAGCTCCTGCTGTGTGCCTGATCTTGTGCAGTGCCCTCCTTGCACTCCTGGGCCGCGAGGAGGACTTGGGCTTTGACCCCGAGGGTGGTGGGAGCCCTGGAGGGCTGTGGGCAGAGGAGGGCGGAGCCCTGGCTCAGGGACTCCCAGGAGCCCTCTGCGGAGAGGACAGATGGTGGAGGGCGAAGGTGGGAGCCCGCGAGAGGAGACTCATGGGCGAGGCGAGCGCCTTGATCCAGGCAAGCAATAATGCGGACCAGACCAGGGCGGACAGAGGAGGACAAATGGGGAGATTCGAGACGTATTGTCAGGGCAGAGCTGACAGGAACATCAGATGCTCAAAGGATAGAATGCCCCAAAGTTTTTATAGAATAGCTGTGAGAAACTGGAGGGGAAGGTTAAGTCAGCAGACCGAAGTCCTGGCTTCAACAGTCACCGGCGGTGGGACCTCtccaggcctcggtttcctcatatGTAAGACGGGATCGTAAGAGTGTCCCTCTCATAATACTGTTGTGAGCATTCGATGAGATGATAGGAATAGTAAAACCTGGCATTTTTCGAGTGCTCacatgtgccaggcgctgtccAAGCATTCTGCACAGGCTTATTCACTGACTCATACCACTCTTTTGGGTGGGTGCCATGgggatcccattttacagatgagcgaATGGAGGCACAGGGTAAATACGCCGTAAAGCTTGGTGTCACTATTATTCTGAACCCTTCAGGGACCCACAAGGCGTCTCCCTCGGCGTCCCCACTGCTCACCGGGCTGCAGACGAGCGCATCGCGGTAGCCCCCAAACAGCAAGGCCTGGGCTTTGAGGAAGAGACGGGACACCCCTTCCCCGGGCGCCAGCGCGACCTTTCTTAGCCGCAGCCTCAGCAGGGACACCTGGAGGACAAGGGGGCGGCGATAAGCGGGCGGATGTGGGGCCTCCGCCTCCCGGACGCGGCAGGAGGGTGGAAGGGGGCGACACTGACCACGTCTGGGGGCAGCGCCTGCACGTCATCGAAGGGCGTCTCCAAAGTGTTGGAGTCCACGTTCATCATCACGACGTCCTCCAGGGCTTTCTCCCGCACTCTCTGcatgaggtggggggagggggggaggagggACCGCCGCTCAGAATCGGAGCATCCCTGGCGGGGGAGGGTATCTGGGGATGCGGAGGGAGGGATCCCCGCCCGTCCCCGCGGTCCAGGTCCGCTCCCACTCACCTCGGCGAGACTGGCGTGTACTCCAATGAGGTAGGGCATGGGCGCGCTGCGGACCACCGAGGGGGCAGGTCATGCAGGCGCCACTCCCGGGTCTGCCACTCTCGccaccccaggccctgcccctccccagaccccGCCCCTCACCAGCAGTAGTCCAGCAGGTGCGGCGGCAGCGTGGGTATCAGCACGTGCTCCCAGCGCATGGGGTACAGGAGGGCGCAGGATGCGTGGACGCACGAGGTCAACTGGAGACGACGGGTGGGGGGCCGTGGAGTCAGGGCCTGGACCCCCAGCTTCAAGGACCCTCTCTGGGATGATGGTTCTCCCGGCTCCATTTCGCATATCTCCAGTCTCCTGTCCCCTCCGCCCCCACCCTTTTCCCACCCTCTACTGGGTAAGAGGCGAAAACCCAGACTTCTTTAGGAATGTGGAGACCAAGAACTCAACAAACGAGGGTGCTTGGAGCGGGTGGAGCCGGGACTCAGCAAATCCTAGTCTCTCCTTTTAGGGGGCGGAGCTAATATGCAACCCTCCAATCGGTAGGCGTAGATCAACGACTCAGCCCACGGACTCCACCCCCAAAAGAGGTGGAGCTAGGATTGCGCCCGCCCTTGCCCCGCCCCTGGGGTGGAGCCACGAGTCAGCTCCACCGACCCCACCCTTAGGAGGCGGAGCTAGAATGCAGCTCCCTTGGTCCCGCCCCTAGGGGTGGAGCCAGCGTGTAAGTTCCACCCGCCCCCCAACACCCTGGTCCCCATCCTCCCCCAGGGTCAGAGCTGGAATTCTGCGCTCCTCGAGCTCACCCCGCAGAGGGGTGGGGCCAGGCTTGTCCTGGCCTGTAGTAGGGTGGAGTCTGGACTCAGCGCTCCCAAAGAGGAGGAGCCACAGCGCAGCCCGCTCTGATTCCCCGACTAGGGGCAGAGTCAGGTCCTTGCCCTCGGGTCGCGCCCGGTGGGCTTGGAGCTAGGAGTCACCCCTGTTGTCCCGCCCCGAGGGGCGTAGCCAGGCCTTGGCCCCTCCCTGGGCCCGGCTGGCCCCGCCTCACAGTGCTCAGCTTGCTGGAGGTGAGCAGGACCCTTCGTTCCGCCAGGAGCGCGGCGAACAGCCCCACGATGTTCTCGTCGGTCACCGCCACCACCAGCTCCGTCAGGTTcctctgaggagcagagaggagcgcTGGGAGCGGGGGACCACAGGATGCGACAGCCCCCTCCGGGTTTCGGGACCTCTCCCCGCCCCCAGATGTCCCCCTCCCAGGTGTCCACTCACGTTCTCAGGAATGGACGGCAGGCGGCCGGAGTCGGGGGCCACGAAGCAGGAAAGCTGGTGGGCGGATTGGCGGGGAGACCGATCTGTCAGGGGGTGGCCTCACCTGGGTGCCCCACCTTCCCAGGTCCCCAACTGCGCTCACCGGCTTGCTGTTCCCCGGGGCAGGGGGCGGGATGCCGTGCGCGCTGGAGATCGTCACCTCGCCTCCCTGGGGGAGAAGTGTAGCCGTGTGGGTCCTCAGGGCTGGGGTGCAGCCTCCCCATCTGCCTGAGGTTCGAAGCCCAGGCGCTGGGGACTACTCACCAGCTCCGGCCCCACCGAGGTCCCCGGCAGGGGCTGCTGCCGCAGATTTAGAAGAAGGTCCTCGGCCTCCGAgacctgggtgggggtggggtgtctGAGCTCGAATATGGGTTGGGGATTCTGACGGCCTGGACTCAGGCTGGGTGGTCTGGGAGGAGCCGAGGGGCTCTGGCCAGGCCTGGGGATTCTGAGCCTGGCTGGGGGCttggtggggcgggggcggggactCCCGCGGGAGCGGGAAGTGGGCTCAGCTCACTTGGTCCTGGGCCAGGAGGTCCCCCACTGTGTTCAGCAGCTTGTAGAACACCTCGAACCAAGGCAGGTGGCTGTGGAGAGAGGACACAGGTTCCAGGAAGTGCCCCTCGCCGAGGCCCTTCCGGCCCCTCCCCCCAGACCCCATATCCCACACCTGAGGATGCAGAGACAGCTGTGGGCGCCAGCCCGCAGGCGGCAGAAACCAAATCTGCGGGTGCCGGTCAGGTCCGTGAGGGCGAAGGTGAAATGCTGTACAGCGGGGCTGGGGGGCTCCCTGGAGGCAGGACAGGCTCTCAGAAACCTGGCAGGCCCTGCTCCTTGACCCCCACCCTACCCCTCAACAATGCTCCTAGTACTGTGTCCACTGGTCTGGGGCCTTGGGTGTAGAGGTCCCTAGTTGTTGGGGTCCTTGAGTGCCTGAGGCCCTGGATCTGTGAGTCCTAGGTACCTGAGTCGCTGGGTAAATTGGTCCCTGCATGTGTAGGTCGCTAGTTGTCGGGGCCCCCGAGTGTGAGCATCTGAGTCCCTGGGTGTCTGAGTCTCAGGGCCCCTAGGGTCCCTGGGTGTTTGAACCTGGGGCTCCCTGAGAGGTCTGAGTCCCTGGGTCCTTGGGTGTCCGCTTCCTTCCGTACCTTTCCACATCAAAAGGGAAGCAGAATTTAGGCACCATCTGCATAGCGTCCTGGGTGGAGAGAAGCACGCACTGCTTGGCCCCTCCCTGTCCGAGCCATGGAGGCCCCTCCCCCAAGGGGATCAAGGAGCCAGCCTGCGTACCTGGTCCCTGAAGTCGGGGGGGAACTGCCGCAGGATGGGGGGGTCTGCAGGGAGAGCAGGCCTTGACGTTCAGGGCCCCCGGCCCACCCTCcgtctccccgcccccacccgaTGCCCCCAACTCACCTTCCTGCAGGGAGGCAGGACAGGCTGCTTCGAAGAACCAGTCAAACACAGCTGGGGGACCCCCTCTGTGGGACAGGAAAGGGCTCAGTGGGTCCAGGGACTCGCTTCTGGGTGTGCGGTTGTGTTTGTGTGgggtctgcatgtgtgtgtgattgtgtgtgcgtgtgtgactGGTGCAATTGTGTGTGCATGCCCCCTTGGGGTGGCGGCAGTGAGGGTGTAGCTGTGTTTGGCTGTGCATGCAATGCTGTTGAGTGTGTGTGCCCAACTGGGAGCAGGATTGAAGTGAGAGAGTGtgacggtgtgtgtgtgtgcatgactTGTGTGAGCATGcaggtgtgtgtgtatctgtgtgcatgacttgtgtgagcatgtgtgcgtgtgtgtgtacctTGTATGAGCATGTGGGGCTGTGTGCGTGGCTGTGTGCATGACTTGTGTGAGCAcgcagctgtgtgtgtgtttgtcgttctCTCCCGTGTCTGCCCGAAGGGATGACACTGTCCAGTGTATGTGTCAGGCGGGACTGAGCCGGTGTGAGGGCGAATAACATCCACGCTTCCTTGCGTGGCTGCGAGTGTGACTGGCTTAATGCGAGCAGACCCCTTGGTCTTAAAGGCAAGAAGCCCTGCCCGTGCGTCTCTGGGTGGGAGACTTCACGGGGGCCCGGGGGTTGACCCTGAATTTCTCATCAGAGAACGGAGGGCGGCATGCCTGCTCCCTCCGTGAGCCTGGCAATCTCTGCCCTCCCCTGTTACCCCCTCCACCGACGGCACAGAGGATGCTGGGAGGCGGGCTCAGAGAGAGCGACAGTGAGACCTGGAGGGCCACAGAGGAAGAGGATGGGGTCTGACTGCTGATACACAGCCCCTGCCATGGGGACCCCCCGGCACTTTGTCCTCAAGCTGACACCAGTCCCACACAATcatgcatgcacacagacacacgcagtcCTCCCCCTACCCTGCTGACCCCCGGAAGCCATGCTCTCCATCACTCAGATACACCAAGAGGTGCATGCTGGGAGTTACAAGCTTAGTTACACagagccagaaagagagagagagagagagagagagagagagagaggagcggCCGACAGTGGCCTGAGTATCCCTAAGTCCATCCTATAGGCCAGCTGGGAGTCCTGCCCCAGTTCCGGCCACCTGCCCTGTAGCCCTTGGTCCCTCCggggcctgccccagccccttTCCCCTTGGCCCCAGCCCCGGCCTGGTCTGGGAAACGTGGTCcagaagatgggggagggggcggctCTTACTCAGCTTCGGATCCCATGGTCCCTGCAGGCCCGGCCCGGCGGGTCCCTTTCCCCGGGGGTCCTGGGGGCCTGTGCTTGCTCGGGGCTGGGCCCTGAGCCGGCTCAGCTTCCTGTGTGGCTGAGAGAGGAAGTTTAACGGGTGACGTCCCCAGAGGGaggcccccgcccccaccgctGTGAGAGACCCAGGCATCCTGCCTCGGAGCCTTCCCCGGGATGGGTGGGCAATAGGTGATGCAGGCTCCAGGGCAGGCCCCCAGCCCTGTCCTGCCAGCCCGGGCCACCTCTGATGCACCCAAGGTTTCTCCTCTCTATGGCAGCCAAGGATTCAGATTTTGCCTGAAATGCTTCCTCTTCTCTCAACTTTACTTCTTTCCTTTGGTCCATCCTCACTGGCCATTCCCTGTAGGACCACCAGAGGGAGCCGGGCCTGAGAGTGGACACAGGGGAGCTCAGGAGGTGGACAGACAGCAGTCAgaacagggacacacagacaacacacacacacacacacagagccaggaAGTGACGAACACAGACAGGCTAGAATAGTCACACACAGCAGACAGGCACAGAGACCTACTCTTGGACCTTGCAACAGACTGAatgtgtgtccccccaaatttatatgttaaatcctaatgcccaaggtGATGGGATTACGAGGTggaggcctttgggagatgattagatcTTGAAGGTGGCGCCCTCGTGTATGCGATTAGTGGCTTTATAACAGAGACCCCAGAGGGCTCCCTTGTCCCTCTACCTGTGAGGACGCAGCAAGAAGACACCATCTATGACCAGGAagtgggtcctcaccagacacagaatctgccagcgccttgatcttggccttccagaCTCTAGGACTGTGAAAAGTAAATATACATTGTTTATGAACCACTCAGTCTCTGGTATTCTGCTGTCGCAGTCTAAAtggagtaagatgggcatggaggctGCAGAGACCTCTGAGGCCCGCTTCATGTCTGCAGTTCACTCCAATTCAGGACAAATACCCAATGGCAAACCCATTGGGTGGGGATAAAAGAATTCATGTCTCTGGTGGGTGACCTCAAAGCAGAATGCTCTCTGCACGTCGGTTGCTGTATCTGTAACATAGGTAGACATGGTGCCTGTTTCAGAGATGCCATAAAGGTTTGATGAGAGAATTCAAGGAAAATGTTTTTGAGAGCAGACCTgaatcaagtttttttttttttttaaggaagattagcccttagttaacatctgctgccaatcctcctcttttttgctgaggaagactggccctgagctaacatccatgcccatcatcttcctctgctttgtatgtggaacgcccgccacagcatggcttgatgagcagtgtgtaggtctgtgcccgggatctgaactggtgagccctgggccaccaaagcagaatacGTGAACCTCTATGCCAagtgggccagccccctgaatcaAGTTTTTTATATGTTCTGTCTATTATTATGGGAGGCAGTTCAGCTAAGTGGTTAAGAGAATGATTTTGGTGTCAGAGACACCTGGGTTCAAGACCTGACTCAGTTCTTTAAtgtctgtgtgaccttaggcatcATTTGGTCTCTCTGTATTAGTAATTTATTGCCATGTAACAAGTTGTCCTGAAGTTAATGGCTTAAGAGAACACAAATATGTTGTCTGACAGTTTCTATGGGTCAGACTCTGGGCACCACACAGTTGGGTCCTCTGCTGAAGGGTCTCTCCGCTGTAATAAGGTGTCCGTTGGGCTGTGGTCTCGTCTGAAGTCTCGACTGGAGAAAGATGTGCTGCCAAGCTCACtctgtggctgttggcaggattcagttagTTGCGGGCTATTGGACTGAGGACCTCAggtccttgctggctgttggccaaaGGCTGCCCTCCCTTCTTTGCCACGTGGACCTTCCAACACACTGCTTGCTTCACCAAAGTGAGCAAGGTGAGAAGGGAATAGAGACTTCATCCAGACAGAAGTCACAATCTTTTGGAACCCAGTCTTGGAAGTGTCAGCCCATCATCTTTGCCATATCCTGTTGGTCAGAAGCCATCGTTAGGTCCAGCCCACATTCAAGAGAGGGAATCTCAGAGGAACATGACTAAAGGAGATGGGGATCATTAGGGGTCATCTTAGAAGTCCCCTTCTAAACTCTCtaggcctccattttctcattttaaaatgagaaaaacaaaacacctccTGGATGTCATGAAGCCTTGTTCATTCACttgctcatttattcaacaaataattactgaggGCCTGTGTTACATCAAGCTGTCCTACCCAGGTGGTGACCAAGGTAGACCAGATTCctgtcctcatgaagcttacattccggtggggaaggaagggaacagataaaagaaacaagTATACAAATGGATAAGATAATCTGAGTTAGCGATGGGTGCTATCAGCAAAATGAAACGAGATAGCTAATGGAGAGCGAGTGGGTGCTAATTCAGAGTTGCaggaaaggcttctctgaggagccGTTATTCAAACTGAAACCTGTAGATGAGAAGGGGCCAGCCATGCACGCATCTGCAGAAGGAAGCAgcaggaacagcatgtgcaaaggccctgaggttgaaTCGAGTTTGATATGGTCGAGCACAGAAAGAAGGCCACTGTAGTTTCAGCTTAATGGATGAGGGGGAGGATGACAGGGATGTAGTCAGCAAGGGGTGGAGACCAAGGTGGGAACTGGGTTTCAGTCTGAGTAAGATAGGAGTCGTGGGATGGTTTTGAGCAAAGGAAGGATAGATACTTATCTGCATGTAAAGGCTCCTTTCTGGCTGCTGTGGAAGGAGGACCCTGCACACTGCAGGGGGCAGGGGTGGCAGCAGAGAGCCCAGGGAAGCGATTGGAGGGGTTGTCCTCGTGAGCAATAATGGTGGCTTATACCAGAGTATAGACAGGTAGAAAGAAGAGATCAGATTTGGGATACGTTTTGGAGACAGAGCAACTGGACTCAGCAAAAGATACGAAGAGTGTGTTGGGTATAGGAAAGTAGGAGTCAAGGCTGAACTCCTTGGTTTGGGATTTGAGCAATGGGGTGGTGCCATTTATCAGGGGAAGGGGATGTTTTGGGGGCAGAATAGGGAGTTCTTGTGTGACCACGTTAGGTTGGAGATGATAAAGAGAGCCAAGTCCACTGCCTGGTCCGTTGTCTTTCTGCTCTCCCACCCAGCGCTGTGCTGGGCCTGCTGAGAGGACAGTTACTGTGGGATGGATGTCTTCCCCaggcttctccttcctcctggctgCAGTGGGATCCACTGAGGGTGCTGGGACCCCAGTCTGGGTCTGGTGGTCTAGCCTAGAGTGTGGTGGAAACAGTCGATTGGCTCTGAGCATCTCTCCTCTCCGCCTTCTAGCCTTTCTGATTTGCCTTCCTTGTAGGGCAGAAGctgggaaatggaaaaaaaaaaaactacatctCCCAGAATCCCTTGCAGCTCTGGTCCCGGATGGAGAATTGGTTCCACCAATCAGAAATGCTCCTGAGAGATCTGGAAGGTAGAAGTGAGGCAgaaccctgtgtgtgtgtgtgtatcctgcTGGATATTTAAGTAAATTTGTTTTATGTTCATTCTAGTAATTTCTGTTCGGCATTCCAGTGGACCTATCTCGGCTCTGTTGGTGTTGGGAGGTGTTCTTGAACTCCTTAGCTCTGGTAGCATCCTCCTGATTCTTCGCCTTTCTCACCGAGCAGGGGAAGCAGCTCCCTGGTGGCTCAGCTCCATGGCATTTTGACCTATTCCAgggctactcaaagtgtggtctcatAGGcagcatcatcagcatcacccgagagcttgttaaaaatgcaaagtccagggctgtccccatggcgtggtggttaagttcggcgaactctcctttggtggcccggatttgcaggttcggatcccaggtgtggacctacaccactcatcagccacactgtggtggtgacctacatacaaagcagaggatgattggaacagatgatagctcagggctaatcttcctcagcaaaaaaaaaaaaaaaaaaaaaatatatatatatatatatttaaaaaaagcagaatCTTGGGCCCCACTCCCCACATCTACTGAATCAAAAACTCTAGGGTGGGACCCAGGAAGCTGTGTCCTGGGTGATTCTTtgcacactaaagtttaagaAGCACTGGCCTTCAGCCCACTCTCTCAGCCCCTGCAACGATAGTGTAAGTCCATCAATCCCTGTATTGAATCCTTTTCTGTTTAACATGCTTCAAATTGTCCCCACACTGAACTCTGGCCGACAGAGTTGAATCAGAGTTCTAGAATGAAACTGTCagggtttgaaccccagctcACCACTTGATAGCCATGGGACCGTGGGCAAGAGACTTTGTGTGGCAAATTGTGATTTCCAAGGATAGCCACAGCCTATCTCCCACCCCACATGCTCTTCTGGAGTCTTGCCTCTCTACCTTCAAGAGGCGGAGTCTATATCCCATTCCTGTGAACCTGGACAAGCCCTTGTGACCCCCTTGATCAGAAAGCCAGAGGACACTATGTGGCTTCTGGAGCTAGGTCAGAAAAATGCAATGCATTCCTCCTTGCTCTCCTGGGATATTTGTTGTTGGGGAACCTAGCTGCCAGGTCATGAGACTGTGGAGAGATACTGGTGCCCTCCTTCCACCTGCCCCCGCTGAGCCCCCAGCCGATAGTTGGCATCAACTTGGCAGCCACGTGAGTGAATCCCCTTGAAAATAGATCCCTCAGCCTCCAGATGAGGTTCTCCAGCTGATGCCACGGGAAGCAGAGACAAGCTGCTCTGCTGAGGCCCTGACCGAGTTGTAGCTTTGGCAGCAAAATAAATAACGGTGGTTGGTTTAAGCCCCTTGACTTTTGGGGATACTTTGTCACGCAGCGAAAACTAACTGATACACTTTGTCTCTCTAAACCTTCATTGAAAGGAGATAAAAGCTCAGAGCTCACGGGGTCGGTGTGAGGTCTCATGAGATGAAGCATGCACCAGGCCATCGAAACGCTCCCTATGTGTTAGTGACTGTTATTCTGCTCCTCGGCTGCTGGCCCAGGCTGCCATCTCCCAGCATCCTTCCTTAGACATTCGCCCCTCCTGCTTTGCATACTTGCAAGATGCCCCATAGAGAATGGTAGCAGCTTCGTCGCCAAGCACCCACTCCATGCCAGGCTGCGTGCCCACGAGTTTTCCAGAATCCTCACAAACATCCCGGAGGTGGGTGTGTGGGGATCATGAATGATCCCCTGTGACCCCATTCTCCTGGTGAGAAAATCGAGGCTCCAAGAGGGCAAGTGGCTTACTCAGCACCAGAGAGCTGGCCTGGCCTGTCTGACTCTGAAATCTCTGCCCCgcttccccccaacccccagatTAGATGTCCCTTCAGTGTCCACCTCCATCCGTAGGGGGCAGCTCTCACTTGCCAGCCCTCCCACGGGGGGATGAAAAATGCACTCCACGGAAACACAGCAGGACAACAGTTAATTTCTTTATTGAAGGTGAGATGGGGGGGAAGAGAGAGGGTCGGGTCGGGGGTACGGCCTCTCCTGCCCACATGCTCCAGGGTTtctctttctcccagctgcaaCCTTCCACCAGCCCTGGAAAGCCAAGGCCGGTGGGAGCTCAGGGGCGTGGGTTCAGGGAGGAAACAGGGGGTTCAAACAAGCCAGGGAGAAGGTGGGGTCAGAGGGGAGGTGGAGCCCAGGGGTCAAAGGGGAGGCAAGGCTGGAGGCGAAGGGAGGCTCAGAGGGAGGGGTCAAAAGTAAACTAGGTCTTCTAAGCCTGCGGGTGCCATGGGGTTTGTGGGGCAGGTCAAAGGTGATGGGGAGGTCAGGGGTGAGGGACAGTTCATGGAGTTAAAGGCGGGGTTTGCGGGGTCAGAGGTGAAGCAGGGTTCACGGGGACGTGGAAGTTGGAACAGCTCAAGGGGGCTGGAGAGAAAGTGGGGCTCAAGGGTGAAAGGTCGGTCAAGGTCGGAGGAGAAGTGAAGGTCATAGGGTCAGAGGGGAAGTGGGGTTCACGGGGTGGGAGGGGGGCTCTGGGGGGTCAGAGGTCGGCAGCCTAGCAGGGGGGCGGACACGAAATGAACCGGAGGGCCCTAGGCCACCTCCTCCTCGGCCTCCTCCTCGAACTCGCCCTCCTCGGCCGTGGCGTCCTGGTACTGCTGGTACTCGGACACCAGGTCGTTCATGTTGCTCTCGGCCTCGGTGAACTCCATCTCGTCCATGCCCTCGCCCGTGTACCAGTGCAGGAAGGCCTTGCGCCGGAACATGGCCGTGAACTGCTCCGAGATGCGCTTGAACAGCTCCTGGATGGCCGTGCTGTTGCCGATGAAGGTGGCGGCCATCTTCAGGCCGCGGGGCGGGATGTCGCACACGGCCGTCTTCACGTTGTTGGGGATCCACTCCACGAAGTAGCTGCTGTTCTTGCTCTGCACGCTCAGCATCTGCTCGTCCACCTCCTTCATGGACATGCGGCCCCTGAACACCGCGGCCACCGTCAGGTAGCGGCCGTGCCGGGGGTCGCAGGCGGCCATCATGTTCTTGGCATCGAACATCTGCTGGGTGAGCTCGGGCACCGTCAGAGCCCGGTACTGCTGGCTGCCCCGGCTGGTCAGCGGGGCGAAGCCGGGCATGAAGAAGTGCAGGCGAGGGAAGGGCACCATGTTCACGGCCAGCTTGCGCAGGTCGGCGTTCAGCTGGCCCGGGAAGCGCAGGCAGGTGGTGACCCCGCTCATGGTGGCCGACACCAGGTGATTGAGGTCCCCGTAAGTGGGGGTGGTGAGTTTCAGGGTGCGGAAGCAGATGTCGTACAGGGCCTCGTTGTCGATGCAGTAGGTCTCATCGGTGTTCTCCACCAGCTGGTGCACGGACAGGGTGGCGTTGTAGGGCTCCACCACCGTGTCCGACACCTTGGGCGAGGGCACCACGCTGAAGGTGTTCATGATCCTGTCCGGGAACTCCTCCCGGATCTTGCTGATGAGCAGCGTGCCCATGCCCGAGCCTGTGCCCCCGCCCAGCGAGTGGGTCAGCTGGAAGCCCTGGAGGCAGTCACAGCTCTCCGCCTCCTTCCGGACCACGTCGAGGACGGCATCCACCAGCTCCGCGCCCTCTGTGTAGTGGCCCTTGGCCCAGTTGTTGCCGGCTCCGGACTGGCCTGGAGGGGGAAGGCGAGGGGACGGGCGGGCAGTTATGGGGAGAGTCCGCCCTCAACGGCACCCACAGCCATCCTAGGAGTGGCATAAGGtaactgttctctctgcttccatc
This window harbors:
- the DENND1C gene encoding DENN domain-containing protein 1C isoform X7; this translates as MGSEAEGGPPAVFDWFFEAACPASLQEDPPILRQFPPDFRDQDAMQMVPKFCFPFDVEREPPSPAVQHFTFALTDLTGTRRFGFCRLRAGAHSCLCILSHLPWFEVFYKLLNTVGDLLAQDQVSEAEDLLLNLRQQPLPGTSVGPELGGEVTISSAHGIPPPAPGNSKPLSCFVAPDSGRLPSIPENRNLTELVVAVTDENIVGLFAALLAERRVLLTSSKLSTLTSCVHASCALLYPMRWEHVLIPTLPPHLLDYCCAPMPYLIGVHASLAERVREKALEDVVMMNVDSNTLETPFDDVQALPPDVVSLLRLRLRKVALAPGEGVSRLFLKAQALLFGGYRDALVCSPGQPVTFSEDAFLAQKPGAPLQAFHQRAVHLQLFKQFIEGRLEKLNTGEGFSDLFEQEITCTEASSGTLRSYQLWADNLKKGGGTLLHSVKAKTQPAVKNMYRSAKSGLRSMQSLLMYKNRPLRPSRRIRLEERPESLGERTPPLSPEDALDPCAEETLDSSFLGSGEELDLLSEILDSLSMGATRTGSLRPSQSLDCCHRGDLDSCLSLPDIPEGPRWQADDEKPPDPEPLSLPARLSSLHTPQPLDATSLSKNPSSQLPSEASQETFSPSSTASTDPSSQGDPEPSLPEPHPLILDLSPPHKAVEDPTAQESPCSQLSTACPQPSPPEDPHILVPTKPLLDTPWTSAPLHSSSDPGSLENSRAQPSEVLLAEHAHLQPPKEPEAPRSSAAPASHGQEPQARSRPRVAELKKCFES
- the DENND1C gene encoding DENN domain-containing protein 1C isoform X5, which produces MGSEAEGGPPAVFDWFFEAACPASLQEDPPILRQFPPDFRDQDAMQMVPKFCFPFDVEREPPSPAVQHFTFALTDLTGTRRFGFCRLRAGAHSCLCILSHLPWFEVFYKLLNTVGDLLAQDQVSEAEDLLLNLRQQPLPGTSVGPELGGEVTISSAHGIPPPAPGNSKPLSCFVAPDSGRLPSIPENRNLTELVVAVTDENIVGLFAALLAERRVLLTSSKLSTLTSCVHASCALLYPMRWEHVLIPTLPPHLLDYCCAPMPYLIGVHASLAERVREKALEDVVMMNVDSNTLETPFDDVQALPPDVVSLLRLRLRKVALAPGEGVSRLFLKAQALLFGGYRDALVCSPGQPVTFSEDAFLAQKPGAPLQAFHQRAVHLQLFKQFIEGRLEKLNTGEGFSDLFEQEITCTEASSGTLRSYQLWADNLKKGGGTLLHSVKAKTQPAVKNMYRSAKSGLRSMQSLLMYKDGASVLHRGGSMRAPTLTSRSDCLQQRLPITQHFGQNRPLRPSRRIRLEERPESLGERTPPLSPEDALDPCAEETLDSSFLGSGEELDLLSEILDSLSMGATRTGSLRPSQSLDCCHRGDLDSCLSLPDIPEGPRWQADDEKPPDPEPLSLPARLSSLHTPQPLDATSLSKNPSSQLPSEASQETFSPSSTASTDPSSQGDPEPSLPEPHPLILDLSPPHKAVEDPTAQESPCSQLSTACPQPSPPEDPHILVPTKPLLDTPWTSAPLHSSSDPGSLENSRAQPSEVLLAEHAHLQPPKEPEAPRSSAAPASHGQEPQARSRPRVAELKKCFES